A region of the Silene latifolia isolate original U9 population chromosome 9, ASM4854445v1, whole genome shotgun sequence genome:
ttggcaatgattgaggattttatacttattttttgCCAATCAATTTTTACGTTATTTTTGAGCAAGATCATTGATATGATCTAGATTTAGCACATAGTAGAATAGGACGTTATACATATTTTTTGGGAATTATTTTCTACATTAGACTTAACCGATAGTAGAATGCAAAAATTAAAAGCTCAATTAGAAGATaatattttaggcgggaaaaaacgtAGATTGACCTATTCATTGAGTAATTAGGGGATTCTTAAATTCAGCAATTAGTGATTCTATTAAAgattttattcatttttttttttttttgcacgggtttaacacTAGTAATACAGTAAAGCGATTAAATTAAAGATCGTCTCACCATGCAATTAGCTTTAATGACTGTATCTGTTCCGTAGTTGGTATTATTAGGCCTTTCCTCCTCGGCCTCATATAAGCCGAGCAGGACATCCATGAAATCCCGCTTCTCGGAATCTTTCCTATTTTTATGTTCATCAAGCCATTCTTCAGCGACTTGATCGATCTCTTGCGCAACCTTCTTCATGGTATTCTCGTACCCTCCGATATCAAACCATCTCAAAAATGGAAGTGCATCAGCAGGAACAAAAACGCCTGCGAGCTCAAAGAAGTCTATTAATGCTTTCGAAACCTTGTTATATTTTTCGCCTTGGTAGATTTCCTTCAATGATTTCCCAGCAATTAATCTAACCGACGAATTCAAGCTTACGTCATTGAACCATTGCTTCATGTCTACTACTGGCTGTTTATTCCGGTTTTCATAGATCTCTTGTATGGCTAATCTTAGCTCTGATATTCTAACATTTTTGAGCATTTCGACTCTCTGATTCGACAGTAGCTCGACTGTAGTGATCTTTCGTATGTCACGCCAGTATGGGCCATAACGGGAAAAACCTGTTAGAAAAAGTGGAGTATTATATTAACGTAAATAATTATTAGAGGAAATTAGGAATATTATTAGAAATATATTATCATTATATTTCTAATAATATTCCTATATTCTTAATATCCTCTAATAACTATTACAACATAAAAacataaattaataaaaaaaggATAAACCAATcttaaatttcataatttaattCTTAAATCACAAAATTTTCCAAAAAAACCTAGCATGGCGGAGTTGTAAGCGAGATGCTCAACGAAAATTGTTTGAGGTCGGTCCATGAACGCTCTATCATTTGTGCCTAAGCATTCTTTAGCCATTTTATGCGAGCTAACAACCAATGCTCGCTTGACACCGAGCCTAATCATGAATAAGGGGCCATATTTATCAGCCAATTTCCCCAAGGATATGTGAGGAAGTACTCCTAGAAGATGTAAATGGCCGATAATCGGCCATGAACCCGATGGTTCAACCGGGTGGTTTTTGTTAGGATTGTTATTTTTTCGTCTTAACAAATAGTAAAAGAATAGTACTAGTAGAGAAAGAATAATTGTTGTATGAAATTCCATTTTAGTTCGATAAAATGTACTCCCCCCCTATTTATAGGGATAGGGGATCCGGAGATATCTTTGTAGAATGCGATAGTAGAGAAAATATCAAGATATGGTACAGTCATATAAAACGCGACGTAAATTGTGTGGTCATAACGTccgtgttccgggtgtaattccagagcaggtatagttaccacccgtggcttgttgaatgatgtcttgagttggattctcctttggtcttaatcgttcctctcggcctctcctgcaacaatgaacggcgagggcttggctttgtgccaagcgtactcactccgacgctcaagtcagtaaacttaaaggataagttgttacttggctgaatgtatattgtagagagataaggaagatattaccagatgaatagtgtatttaggtttagttgtgtattttctggatcctttcctcaatgaaggttgatgagtatttataggctttcaccttttgtcacgtagtggccaagtggccaagtggctagcaggtggaaagactgatctacccctcggccgaggtttctaaggcaggccggcgggccctgttgactcaccgccgaggggtcttggatatgagtacgcgggtatgtgctcCGGCTGGCAagttgtcatgccgagacccaggctgaccggccgatgggctgcatcggccaggctatctaagtcgttgacttgctgtggatatctttgaccttgctcaatatgttgacttggtcagcggtgcagaatatgccccatcaatttgcccccagcgtagtctatgccgtggtatgggctccgatgtatgcttgagcgtatattctgcgcaagtaatttgtaaaaaatttctgcatcggcttcttctgcggcggcttcttttacctcggcctggtctttcttaggccgtaccatatcccccctccacatggatgtgtaaagggcatccgatgtggaaaagaaagtgacgctggccgagaccaggattgagtgtgccggttgtttttgattgcccccggccggcgctacttAGCTCGGTTgaccatgtggccggcggagaacagatgcttgggaatttgttgagggaggtgaataggcaaggagatatgaataggcgtgttgaagacacttggtcactgttgcattgattgacgtctaactgttgcaacgattgacatcccgtggttgcatgcccgacacgtgtctgcatgctgattggttgacgcctcatgggctgttcgctgattggtccttctttatgggcttttccctataaatagggcagttatcctgtgaaattggccaccaatttcattctccaaaattttcctctaaactttcaaaggcttctttgtcttcgatttctcagagttgttactccggcgattatttttcttcaaggtaaacaaacaaatttcttcactccttattttaaataattattgctattatgtcttctgTTGAGGCCGGGACTAGCACTTATGcggcggggggttccccgtcgcgtcttgatggggaggggatactagacgccatcccgataaggtttgggggccctaggtctccttctcccgtagtcgatccaccaattttggggggacgggaggatgaggatgacgatgctgatgaggatgaggggaTTCCTTCTGACGGTAGGAGGCTGcctatcccggatcatggcgagccctgcacgactggtcttgaccgtgcttggtcccataagttcgccagttgttccggcgaaacatttttcggaggccatttctccttcggtgaggggtacaagattgttatccctaagaagggtcaggcggtctgttgccctccaccgggtcacaccggcgtgtacatcaggcaCCTGGaatatgggctccggtttcctttgaatgaacacgtcgcggccattatcaaagctatgaacgttgccttggcccaactgcatccgttggccatgaggacggtagtcggctttgtgtggctctgtctctttaagggggagactCCTTCAGTCAACTTgttccgccgacttcatagtcttcggccgtcgaTCGCCGGTAAAGtgggatggtacagcgtgcagacggagccaggctatgcctccgtgaacaagcttacttcttgcaaagactggcaacggcgatgggtgtacgtccaagtgccggaggactaccctttgcctcggtctttccagagccctgttCACTTTCGGTGTGAGAGCCGGGAAGAGTACGATAAATGTATCTCCCGGGGTAAGGCTAAGATGGATGCTTCGATGGTCCTTCTTActgaggatgagaagcgggcgatgcagctgtttgacgctgagaagggatggctgccccgacTCGATTATTCTTGGGATGTTTGCTcggccacgtcggcctcataccggccctcggcccggggtgagtggggtcggtgtgaggcccatctttgcacGTTATtctcctgtttttagagctatgttttatttctttcatgtaattcttgtttggtttcttgcagatcggttcggccaggatctgtccgagagtaccttgaagaggataggccttgataaggacgggaaggtcgttgaGCAGCATCCTACGGCTGAAAAAAGTGATCGTAGACCGTCCcccaacgaactcatggataAGGAGATGAAGTCGCTGGATCCGCGGCGGCCTGTGCAAGGGTTCTCGGGGGCGTGCCAAAGAGAACAAAGAAAGCAGCGTCCAGGTTGGCGGCGGCGTCTGGGCCAGCTAcctcttcgaccccagtggtTCAGGAGCCTGTGGAGGTTATTGATATTACTGGGGGGTCGGTGACCGTCGCTAAGGAGCCACCGcttgcttccaccgttgccggggagaaaactgactcagccggccctcgaacgaagagggttcaaactggtacggatctaacttgtggttcggatttagctggtTCGCTGGACATCCCGGATGACCGCTTTACGATGTGTCAATgcaaggtgacatggatgctctgtgtaaattttttgtagatcctccttcGGCAGCTGCCGCTCTCACCGAACGGCAAatagggaagcagcctgagaaggctattgagaaggcgggtggcggaaatgtcatcgttgactcctCAGTCCAGCAAATTTctgcctccgagcttgtggcggagggcGTGAAATTGTATAAGAGGCTGGCGAggtggacccaacaagccggctcctatattacggagcaggagaaaaccatggCCCAAGCTGCGCCACTGATCGCGAAGCTTAAACTTGACCTCTCTGCCGCAAGGGGGGAAGCCGCGAAGGTTAAGCTGGATCTCTTCGCTGCCAAGAAGCGCGTGGAGGAAATGGAGAGGTTGCTagcggccgagagggccaaggttgaggaagCTGACGCCGCCACCGCCAAAATGATGGGGGAGCGGGACAGGTACAAGGATGGTtacgacgccgtggttgccaagggggaaaagtggaaggatttgttccacaaccaggcggaggggctcagggacgcgcaggctgcccttgctcaaaaggagaaggacattgCAATGCTTCAAGACGatcttctccctaaaatgtgcgcccaattccgggaccaggccgaggaggcgaccagggaggcaataagaaagctcgtccccgagggctctttcccgtgggataaatttgagcaGCTTTTGGACGAGATGGCTGAGGCTGCGGAGGCAGCGGCTGCGGAGAagacggaggcggcgaaggcggctcaggtTGCTGAGgacaaggcggcctatgatgccaAGGTGAAGGAGGGTGACGCGCTAAAGGCACTTGAGAATGTCGAGCCCTCTTCCGAGCCGTGCATTTTTTTTATTCGCTGATTAATGATTAATatcgacccgtgcatttttttttgcacgggttttatACTAGTAATACAGTAAAGCGATGAAATTAAAGATCGTCTCACCATGCAATTAGCTTTAATGACTGTATCTGTTCCGTACTTGGTATTAGGCCTTTCCTCCTCGGCCTCATATAAGCCGAGCAGGACATCCATGAAATCCCGCTTCTCGGAATCTTTCCTATTTTTATGTTCATCAAGCCATTCTTCAGCAACTTGATCGATCTCTTGCGCAACCTTCTTCATGGTATTCTCGTACCCTCCGATATCAAACCATCTCAAGAATGGAAGTGCATCAGCAGGAACAAAAACGCCTGCGAGCTCAAAGAAGTCTATTAATGCTTTCGAAACCTTGTTATATTTTTCGCCTTGGTAGATTTCCTTTAATGATTTCCCAGCAATTAATCTAACCGACGAATTCAAGCTTACGTCATTGAACCATTGCTTCATGTCTACTACCGACTGTTTATTCCGGTTTTCGTAGATGTCCTGTATGGCTAATATTAGCTCTGATATTCTAACATTTTTGAGCATTTCGACTCTCTGATTCGACAGTAGCTTAACTGTAGTGATCTTTCGTATGTCACGCCAGTACGGGCCATACGGGGAAAAACCTGTTAGAAAAAAGTGGAGTATTATATTACCGTAAATAATGTTATTACAACATGAATAACATAAAAAACTGTAATGAGTGAAATAAGGAAGTTGTTAATAATAACAGAATTCTGTTAGAATTCTGTTAGTTCAGTTTTGGCGGGAAGTTAGTTGTTGCTCATAAATAGGTTGTTACAAGTCATTACATTCATTCAGATAATTTGTTGTAATCTCTCTCTAAAATCTTCTCTCTAAACATTCCTTTGTAATCTTTCAATTACCAAAATCAATAAGACAAAACATTCGATTCTTTTCTCTTCATAAGAATCCTATTCTTGTCTCAGTTTTCCTCGATTATTCCTGGAATTCATATCCATTTTTAGAGTTCATTGCAAGTGGTATCAGACTTCCTTTCTGGGCAAAAAGCTTCAACAAGTGCAACAATGGTGAACAACAAGGTTACGCGTAGTTCTGAAAATCAACTTGAAGATTCCTTCCAATCATTGGAGGGCAAATTGAAGCAAGTTCAAGAAAATATGATCAGTATTCAGGCAACTTTAGGGGTGATTACCcagaaacaacaacaagatcGGGTTGATTGGCAATCTGCATTGAAGGTACAGGGGCAGGGGTTAGAGCAATCAAATGCTCGCATGGAGGAGATGTTGAGGCAATTGAATCAATTGGCTGCAAATTCCCAGATTAACAATGGTGTTAATGGCAGAGGATTTCAGAATGGAGGTATTCACGtcaaccctaaccctaattctAATTTTGGGCGTTTTTCTAAGATCGAATTTCCTAAGTTTTGGGGGGATGATATTCAGGGGTGGTTGTATAAAGTCGAACAATTCTTTGAAGTTGATGCAACCTCTGAAACCATTAGAGTTAAATTGGTATCCATTCATTTAGAGGGTAAAGCCTTGTTGTGGCATCAGTCTTTAATGAAAACCAGACCCATTGGTGACTGGCCTACTTGGTCAGATTATAAGGCTGCAATGTTACTTAGGTTTGGCACATCCCCTTATGATGATCCCACTGCTGAAATCATGAACTTAAGGCAAAGAGGTTCTGTAGAGTCTTATCAGGATCAATTTGACACTATTTTAAATAGAACTGATTTGACTGAAAAGCAAGCAATTAGCTGCTTCTTGAAGGGTTTAGATGCTGATATTCAGAGTACTGTAAGAATGTTTAAGCCACAATCTTTGGCCGAAACCTATTCCTTGGCTAGGTTGCAGGAGAGCACCTTGCATTCTATTCACAAGAAGAACAGACCAATTCTTGACAAACCCTTTCACAAACCCTACACTCCTGTCATTCCACCTAAATCTTCTTTTCAGACCTCTCAAACACCCTCAGTTTCTTCTAAAAGTCTCACAAATGCTTCCCAATCTCAGCCTTTTAGAAAGAGTGCCCAACAGAAAATAAACTCTGCAGAACTTAGTCCAAAAGAAATTCAGGAGAGAAGGACCAAGAATTTATGTTTCACTTGCAACGAGGCATGGACACCTAATCATAAGTGTAAGGCTCAGCTACACAGTATTCGAGTATTCACCTTGGTGGATAATGAGGACTATGACATGGGTGAGATTGAAGAAGACCATGATGACCAAATCAGTGAGCATTATGGAGCCCATGAGGAGCTTCCTCCCTTAATCTCTCTCAA
Encoded here:
- the LOC141600526 gene encoding strychnine-10-hydroxylase-like, which produces MFCLIDFGFSPYGPYWRDIRKITTVKLLSNQRVEMLKNVRISELILAIQDIYENRNKQSVVDMKQWFNDVSLNSSVRLIAGKSLKEIYQGEKYNKVSKALIDFFELAGVFVPADALPFLRWFDIGGYENTMKKVAQEIDQVAEEWLDEHKNRKDSEKRDFMDVLLGLYEAEEERPNTKYGTDTVIKANCMYKTRAKKNARVDINH